Part of the Corynebacterium efficiens YS-314 genome is shown below.
CAGCAACGTCAACCGCTCGGTGGGGACCATGCTGGGTTCGGTCCTCACCCGCGCCGCCGGGGCCTCCGGGCTTGACGACGACACCATCACCCTCAACCTCACCGGCTGTGCCGGCAACTCCTTCGGCGCCTTCATCCCCGCCGGCATCACCCTCACCCTCACCGGCGATGCCAATGACTTCGTGGGCAAGGGACTCTCCGGCGGGCGCATCATCATCCGCCCCTCGGAACGTGCACCGAAACAGTTGAAAAACAGCCCCGACATCATCGCCGGCAATGTGCTCGGTTACGGCGCCACCAGCGGTGAGATGTTCATCCGCGGGGAGGTCGGCGAACGGTTCTGCGTGCGCAACTCCGGTGCCACCGCGGTGGTGGAGGGGATCGGCAACCACGGATGTGAATACATGACCGGTGGCCGGGTGCTTGTCCTGGGCCCCGTCGGGGAGAACTTCGGCGCCGGCATGTCGGGTGGCATCGCCTACCTCCTCGACGAACCGGACCTGGAGAAGAAGATCAACCGGGGGCTGGTGGACGTCGAAAAGCTCACCCCGGATGAGGCCCTGTGGGCCGACCGGCTCATCGCACGCCACGTCGCGCTGACCGGGTCCACCACCACTGTGCGCGCAAAAGACCTGGTCAAGGTCATGCCGCGTGACTACAAGCGAGTTCTACTGTCCACCCTGACCCTGGAGGAGGCACACTGATGTCCGACCCACATGGATTCCAGAAATACACCCGCGCCGAACCCGCCCACCGGCCGGTGCCCCTGCGCCTCATGGACTTCCACGAGGTCTACGAGGCGGCACCCGCCGGCCAGATCGAGGAGCAGGCCGCCCGCTGCATGGACTGCGGCGTGCCCTTCTGCCACCAGGGTTGCCCCCTGGGCAACATCATTCCCGAGTGGAACAACCTGGTGCGCGAGGGACGGTGGAAGGAGGCCTACGACCGCCTGCACGCCACCAACAACTTCCCCGAATTCACCGGCCGCCTGTGCCCCGCGCCGTGTGAGGGTGCGTGCGTGCTCGACATCAACGATGACGCCGTGACCATCAAGAATGTGGAGCTGGAGATCGTCGAACGGGCCTTCGCCGAGGGCTGGGTGGAACCGGTGCGTGCCTCCCTGGATACCGGCCTGACGGTGGCCGTGGTGGGTTCGGGCCCGGCCGGTCTGGCCGCCGCGCAGCAGCTGACCCGCGCCGGACACCGCGTGACCGTCTTCGAACGCTCCGACCGCCTGGGTGGCCTGATGCGTTATGGCGTGCCGGACTACAAGATGGAGAACCGCTGGATCGACCGCCGTCTCGACCAGATGCGGGCGGAGGGCACCGTGTTCCGGGTCGGGGTCTCCCCGAAGGCCGCTGAACTGGCGCTTTTCGACGCCGTCGTGCTCGCCACCGGCACGCCCGTCGCCCGTGAGCTGGGCATCCCGGGCGCAGAACTCGCCGGTGTCCACCCGGCGATGGACTACCTCACCGCGCAGAACAGGGCGAATGAAGGTGACGGCCCGGTGCCTGCGGAGTTTGATGCCCGCGGCAGGAGGGTCGTGATCATCGGTGGCGGCGACACCGGCACCGACTGCTTCGGCACCGCCCTGCGCCAGGGGGCGGCCTCGGTGACACAGTTCGACATCCGCCCGCGCGGACCGGTGCTGCGCGCCGAGGAGACCCCGTGGCCGATGTACCCCAACCAGTTCCGCACCGCCACCGCCCATGAGGAGGGTTCCTATGTCCTCCGCGGGGATGAATCCGTCGCCGAGATCGAGGCCCTGGGCCTGGGTACCCGCGCCGTCGGCGAACCGCTGGGTGAGCGGAGATTCGCGGTGAACACCGTCGCCCTGCACGGCGATGACCGGGGCCGGGTCACCGGTCTGACCGGATGCCAGATCAAGGTGGTCGGCGGTCGCCGCGAACCAGTCGAAGGCACCGAGTTCCCCTTCGACGCCGACCTGGTCCTGGTGGCCCTGGGCTTCACCGGCGCCGAACAGGGCGGGCTGGCCCATGAACTGGGCGTGGGTTTCGATACCCGCGGCCGCATGATCCGCGACGCCGGTTACCGCAGTCCCACCAACTCCCGCGTCTACATCGCCGGCGACAACGGCCGTGGGCAGTCCCTGATCGTCTGGGCCATCGCCGAGGGCCGGGCGTGTGCCGCCGCCGTCGACGCCGACCTCATGGGTGAAACCGCACTCCCGGTTGCCGTGACCCCTCAGGACATGCCGATGGCGGTGTGACCTAACTGCCGATCTCCCAGGTGTGCACCGGCTCACCCGTGGCCTGGTTCCGCAGGTAGAGCTCCAGCATGCCGGCCAGGGCCGCACGGCGGGTCT
Proteins encoded:
- a CDS encoding glutamate synthase subunit beta; the protein is MSDPHGFQKYTRAEPAHRPVPLRLMDFHEVYEAAPAGQIEEQAARCMDCGVPFCHQGCPLGNIIPEWNNLVREGRWKEAYDRLHATNNFPEFTGRLCPAPCEGACVLDINDDAVTIKNVELEIVERAFAEGWVEPVRASLDTGLTVAVVGSGPAGLAAAQQLTRAGHRVTVFERSDRLGGLMRYGVPDYKMENRWIDRRLDQMRAEGTVFRVGVSPKAAELALFDAVVLATGTPVARELGIPGAELAGVHPAMDYLTAQNRANEGDGPVPAEFDARGRRVVIIGGGDTGTDCFGTALRQGAASVTQFDIRPRGPVLRAEETPWPMYPNQFRTATAHEEGSYVLRGDESVAEIEALGLGTRAVGEPLGERRFAVNTVALHGDDRGRVTGLTGCQIKVVGGRREPVEGTEFPFDADLVLVALGFTGAEQGGLAHELGVGFDTRGRMIRDAGYRSPTNSRVYIAGDNGRGQSLIVWAIAEGRACAAAVDADLMGETALPVAVTPQDMPMAV